The Deltaproteobacteria bacterium genomic interval TTTTTGCGCTCCCCCGATTATAATTATCTCCCCGGTCCCGATGATATTTATGTTTCTCCCTCCCAGATTCGCCGATTTAATTTGAGAACCGGCGACACCGTTTCCGGTCAGATTCGTCCTCCAAAAGATTCCGAACGTTATTTCGCTCTTTTGAAAGTGGAACAAATTAATTTTGAACCTGCCGATGAAAGACGTGAAAGAATTTTGTTCGATAATTTAACTCCGTTGTATCCTGAAGAGCGTCTCAATCTTGAATTTGACCGGAATAATTATTCAACACGCATCATGGATTTGCTTTGCCCCATCGGCAAAGGTCAGCGCGCGCTGGTTGTTTCTCCGCCAAGAGCCGGTAAAACCATTTTGCTCCAGAATATCGCGAATGCGGTTACCAAAAATCATCCCGAAGTGGCGCTCATTGTTTTGCTGATTGATGAACGTCCGGAAGAAGTGACGGATATGCAGAGAAATGTGAAAGCGGAAGTGGTTTCTTCCACTTTTGATGAACCCGCACAGCGCCACGTTCAGGTTGCCGAAATGGTCATCGAAAAAGCGAAGCGATTGGTTGAAGGCGGGAAAGATGTGGTGATTCTGCTCGACAGTATCACTCGTTTGGCCAGAGCTTATAACGCCGTGGTTCCTCCTTCCGGAAAAATTCTTTCCGGTGGTGTGGACTCGAATGCCCTTCATAAACCGAAACGCTTTTTTGGTGCGGCCAGAAATATTGAAGAAGGTGGTTCGCTGACCATCATCGGCACAGCGCTTGTGGATACCGGCAGTCGCATGGATGAAGTTATTTTTGAAGAGTTTAAGGGAACCGGCAACATGGAAATTCTTCTCGACCGGAAACTCATGGAAAAGAGAATTTTCCCGTGTATGGATATTGCCAAATCGGGAACGCGCAAAGAAGAACTGCTTCTGCCCGAGTCCACGTTACAGAGGGTCTGGCTCTTGCGAAAATTACTGGTACCGATGAGCGTTGTCGATGCGATGGAATTCCTACTCGACAAAGTCCGTCCGACAAAAACAAACAAAGAATTCCTAGACAGCATGAATTCGTAACTTTAATGCCTGTACAAAATTTTCTGGACAGTTATTTGGGTGAAGTATAATATGCGATTGTAATCGCAGAAAAGGCTTTAATCTGAATAATATATTGATTTCATATGGTTACGAATTCGAATCTCTTGGAATTGCAAAACCCTTGGTGGAAAGACGCCTTCCTCATATTGAAGGACCAGCATCTGCTGGAAATTCAGGATAAACCTTACAAATACGATCCCCCTCTGCTTGATGCCATCACTTTCAACAGGGGAGACATCAATATTATTCGGGGTCCAAGACAGGTTGGAAAAACAACAACTCTCAAGCTCCTCATAAAAAAAATTGTTATGGGAGGAGCGAAACCTTCCTCGGTCATTTATTTAAGCTGTGAATCTCTAGAATCCCGGAAAGAACTGCAACATGTTTTAATGGAATGTCTCGAAGCGAAATTATCGGAACATGTATACATTTTTCTTGATGAGATTTCATTTATTCCATCATGGCAACGCGCCATACTTGCGCTTGCCAATATGGGATTTTTGAGAAATGCCAGCGTCATTCTGACGGGTTCCAATTCCAGAGATTTGAAGGAGAGCAGTGAAAAATTGCCGGGCAGGAGAGGAGAAG includes:
- the rho gene encoding transcription termination factor Rho → MHLNELKAKKIGELMDMAHALNIEGAANLRKQELIFSLLQAHASQSGAIYGEGVLECLPDGFGFLRSPDYNYLPGPDDIYVSPSQIRRFNLRTGDTVSGQIRPPKDSERYFALLKVEQINFEPADERRERILFDNLTPLYPEERLNLEFDRNNYSTRIMDLLCPIGKGQRALVVSPPRAGKTILLQNIANAVTKNHPEVALIVLLIDERPEEVTDMQRNVKAEVVSSTFDEPAQRHVQVAEMVIEKAKRLVEGGKDVVILLDSITRLARAYNAVVPPSGKILSGGVDSNALHKPKRFFGAARNIEEGGSLTIIGTALVDTGSRMDEVIFEEFKGTGNMEILLDRKLMEKRIFPCMDIAKSGTRKEELLLPESTLQRVWLLRKLLVPMSVVDAMEFLLDKVRPTKTNKEFLDSMNS